One genomic segment of Hymenobacter psoromatis includes these proteins:
- a CDS encoding DUF1599 domain-containing protein, translating to MQTPEHYDLILSRCRALFLAKTHDYGTAWRILRLPSVTDQLFIKANRVRTIQEAGTQKIADGVDEEFVAIINYCLIALMQLRLPPAAPLDLPAAEVAAAYDHENALNRELLLAKNHDYGEAWRQMRVSSITDLILMKIHRIKQLENLGGAALASEGVEGGYRDMLNYAVFALILLEEVSGS from the coding sequence TTGCAGACCCCCGAACACTACGACCTGATTCTGAGCCGCTGCCGGGCGCTGTTTTTGGCTAAAACGCACGACTATGGCACGGCCTGGCGCATCCTGCGCCTACCCTCGGTCACGGACCAGCTCTTTATCAAGGCCAACCGCGTGCGGACCATTCAGGAAGCGGGCACCCAGAAAATTGCCGACGGCGTGGACGAGGAGTTTGTGGCCATCATCAACTACTGCCTCATTGCCCTGATGCAGCTGCGCCTACCCCCCGCCGCGCCCCTCGACCTGCCCGCCGCCGAAGTGGCCGCCGCCTACGACCACGAAAACGCGCTGAACCGCGAGCTGCTGCTGGCCAAAAACCACGACTACGGCGAAGCCTGGCGACAGATGCGCGTGAGCAGCATTACCGACCTCATCCTCATGAAGATACATCGCATCAAGCAACTCGAAAACCTGGGCGGCGCGGCCCTGGCCAGCGAGGGCGTAGAGGGCGGCTATCGCGACATGCTCAACTACGCCGTGTTCGCGCTGATACTTTTGGAGGAAGTTTCTGGTTCCTAG
- the folP gene encoding dihydropteroate synthase translates to MPTAPALLPADLLTNSFTHLLKSPHGRLLDLRRPQVMGILNVTPDSFYPGSRLSPTDEAALLRRAAAMLAAGAAALDVGGYSSRPGADDISPDEEKARLLPALAALRREFPAAFISADTFRAEVAAAAVAAGADMVNDIGGGTLDADMLPTVARLQVPYCLMHIKGTPQTMRSLAQYDDDIVLTLLRFFRDQLDQLRQANGGQPRPDVLLDPGFGFAKTPAHNHELLRRLPELRPLGHGLLVGLSRKAMVYKPLGLGPETALNGTTALHVLALQGGARLLRVHDVAEARQTIALVSGFSGS, encoded by the coding sequence ATGCCCACTGCCCCCGCGCTACTCCCGGCCGACTTACTCACCAACTCCTTTACGCACTTACTAAAAAGCCCCCACGGCCGGCTGCTCGACCTGCGCCGGCCGCAGGTGATGGGCATTCTCAACGTTACGCCCGACTCGTTCTACCCCGGCTCGCGCCTAAGCCCCACCGATGAGGCCGCCCTGCTGCGCCGCGCCGCAGCCATGCTCGCGGCCGGGGCCGCCGCCCTCGACGTGGGCGGCTACAGCTCACGGCCGGGAGCCGACGACATCAGCCCCGACGAGGAAAAAGCCCGCCTGCTGCCCGCCCTGGCGGCTTTGCGCCGCGAGTTTCCCGCCGCGTTTATTTCTGCCGATACCTTCCGGGCCGAGGTAGCCGCCGCCGCCGTGGCCGCCGGGGCCGACATGGTGAACGACATTGGCGGCGGTACCCTCGATGCCGATATGCTGCCCACCGTGGCCCGCCTGCAAGTGCCCTACTGCCTGATGCACATCAAGGGCACGCCCCAAACCATGCGCAGCCTGGCGCAGTACGACGACGATATTGTGCTCACGCTGCTACGGTTTTTTCGCGACCAGCTCGACCAGCTGCGCCAGGCCAACGGCGGCCAGCCCCGGCCCGACGTGCTGCTCGACCCTGGTTTCGGCTTCGCCAAAACGCCCGCCCACAACCATGAGCTGCTGCGCCGCCTGCCCGAGCTGCGCCCCCTGGGCCACGGCCTGCTGGTGGGCCTCTCGCGCAAAGCGATGGTGTACAAGCCCTTGGGCCTGGGCCCCGAAACAGCCCTCAACGGTACCACTGCCCTGCACGTGCTGGCTTTGCAAGGCGGCGCGCGCCTGCTGCGCGTGCACGATGTGGCCGAGGCCCGGCAAACGATAGCGCTGGTTTCGGGCTTTTCTGGTTCTTAG
- the cdaA gene encoding diadenylate cyclase CdaA, whose product MTLPYPFHFLHIGLTDVADVLLVTGLLYQLYKLLRGSVALNVALGLLSVYLLYLVVEALGLGLLTAILGQFMSVGVLASIILFQQEIRRFLLNVGKVALEGGGPLGWWRRPGRPAAGALRIAAFTEAAKSLAGKETGALICFSLSSDLSSYAESGDRLDAEPSKRLLLAIFHKTSPLHDGAVIVAQGRLVAARCILPVSQNPEVPASLGLRHRAALGLTEASDAVVLVVSEETGQMSLVRHGEIYQGLPAAELKARLHEWLQATPPAAA is encoded by the coding sequence TTGACGCTTCCCTACCCTTTTCACTTTCTGCACATCGGCCTGACCGACGTGGCCGACGTGCTGTTGGTGACCGGGCTGCTGTATCAGCTATACAAGCTGCTGCGCGGCTCGGTGGCCCTCAACGTGGCACTGGGGCTGCTGAGCGTGTACCTGCTCTACCTGGTGGTGGAGGCCCTGGGGCTGGGGCTGCTCACGGCCATTCTGGGGCAGTTTATGAGCGTGGGCGTACTGGCCAGCATCATCCTGTTTCAACAGGAAATCCGGCGGTTTTTGCTCAATGTGGGCAAGGTAGCGCTGGAGGGCGGCGGGCCGCTGGGCTGGTGGCGGCGGCCGGGCCGGCCGGCGGCGGGCGCGCTCCGCATCGCCGCGTTCACGGAAGCGGCCAAGAGCCTGGCGGGTAAGGAAACGGGTGCGCTTATCTGCTTCAGCCTCAGCTCCGACCTTAGCTCTTACGCCGAATCGGGTGACCGCCTCGACGCCGAGCCCAGCAAGCGCCTGCTACTGGCTATTTTCCACAAAACCTCGCCCCTGCACGACGGGGCCGTGATAGTGGCCCAGGGCCGGCTGGTGGCCGCCCGCTGCATCCTGCCCGTGAGCCAGAACCCTGAGGTGCCCGCTTCGCTGGGCCTGCGCCACCGCGCCGCCCTGGGCCTCACCGAAGCCTCCGACGCCGTGGTGCTGGTGGTGAGCGAAGAAACCGGCCAGATGAGCCTGGTGCGCCACGGCGAAATATACCAGGGCCTGCCCGCCGCCGAGTTAAAAGCCCGCTTGCACGAATGGCTGCAAGCTACTCCCCCGGCCGCCGCCTAG
- a CDS encoding STAS domain-containing protein has translation MSDAFFLLILPLGSLTIHLGSYQRNVGMSLRGSCATPANAVHLLQALEQVLENRPPHAWIDCQQLHTLTHLGQQTLRRAVDYAGRLGSTLHWCGLLPTMQHALQATGHPGLHLLPAAGYQGPGFLLPERLQHPTPILPPLLAA, from the coding sequence ATGAGCGATGCGTTTTTTCTGCTGATTTTACCTCTGGGCTCGCTTACTATTCATTTGGGCAGCTACCAGCGCAACGTGGGCATGAGCCTGCGTGGCAGCTGCGCTACCCCCGCCAACGCGGTGCACCTGCTGCAAGCGCTGGAGCAGGTGCTCGAAAACCGCCCCCCGCACGCCTGGATTGACTGCCAGCAGCTGCATACCCTCACGCACCTGGGCCAGCAAACGCTGCGGCGCGCCGTAGATTACGCTGGTCGCCTGGGCTCGACGCTGCACTGGTGCGGCCTGCTGCCCACCATGCAGCACGCCTTGCAAGCCACCGGCCACCCTGGCCTGCACCTGCTGCCGGCGGCCGGCTACCAAGGGCCCGGCTTTTTGTTGCCCGAGCGGCTCCAGCATCCTACCCCCATTTTGCCGCCGCTCCTGGCCGCGTAG
- a CDS encoding KGG domain-containing protein yields the protein MNHALASAAPSANTLSAFKTRPAARVGDGSRTSRRGFASMDPAEQRRIASEGGKASHASGQGHKWTADEAREAGRKGGLTSRRGPSRPTGAAPAKAAKATK from the coding sequence ATGAACCACGCCCTCGCTTCCGCAGCTCCGTCTGCCAACACCCTTTCGGCATTCAAAACTCGCCCGGCCGCCCGCGTGGGCGACGGCAGCCGCACCAGCCGCCGCGGCTTTGCCAGCATGGACCCCGCCGAGCAGCGCCGCATTGCCAGCGAAGGCGGCAAAGCTTCGCACGCCAGTGGCCAGGGCCACAAGTGGACGGCCGACGAGGCCCGCGAGGCCGGCCGCAAAGGAGGCCTCACTAGCCGCCGGGGCCCCAGCCGCCCTACCGGGGCTGCCCCCGCCAAGGCTGCAAAAGCCACTAAGTAA
- a CDS encoding response regulator transcription factor, giving the protein MNRVFLVDDHTIVRDGLRALLAHEPGIEVVGEAGNGQELLDLLPTTPADVVLLDANMPVLDGLATTQRLRIEYPQVRVLILSMLAHERYIGQLFDAGASGYVLKSAEKAEILVAIQTVIAGRQFLCSDLGLNMLRKVLAKEEEPEETNKVSRLSRRETEVLQLLSEGLTTNEIAEKLFTSKRTIETHRQNILEKTQTKNTAALIRLAVTQGLLT; this is encoded by the coding sequence ATGAATCGGGTTTTTTTAGTCGATGACCATACCATCGTGCGCGATGGGCTGCGGGCGCTGCTGGCCCACGAGCCCGGCATTGAGGTAGTGGGCGAGGCCGGCAACGGCCAGGAGCTGCTCGACCTGCTGCCCACCACGCCCGCCGACGTGGTGCTGCTCGATGCCAACATGCCCGTGCTCGACGGCCTGGCCACTACCCAGCGCCTGCGCATCGAGTATCCGCAGGTGCGGGTGCTCATCTTGAGTATGTTGGCTCACGAGCGCTACATTGGCCAGCTCTTCGACGCGGGCGCTTCGGGCTACGTGCTCAAGAGCGCCGAAAAGGCCGAAATTCTGGTGGCTATCCAAACGGTTATCGCGGGCCGGCAGTTTTTGTGCAGCGACCTGGGCCTGAATATGCTGCGCAAGGTGCTGGCCAAAGAAGAGGAGCCCGAGGAAACCAATAAAGTCAGCCGGCTGTCGCGGCGCGAAACTGAGGTGCTTCAGCTGCTATCCGAGGGCCTTACTACTAACGAGATTGCCGAAAAGCTCTTCACCAGCAAGCGCACTATTGAGACGCATCGCCAGAACATTCTGGAAAAAACCCAGACCAAAAATACGGCCGCCCTCATTCGCCTGGCCGTGACGCAGGGGCTACTTACGTAG
- the kbl gene encoding glycine C-acetyltransferase, producing MYGTLQADLQQTLQEIKDNGLYKKERVITSPQGAEIDTREAGDVLNFCANNYLGLSSHPEVIKAAKATIDSHGYGLSSVRFICGTQDIHKELEAKLAEFLGTEDTILYAAAFDANGGVFEPLFDERDAIISDALNHASIIDGVRLCKAQRYRYAHNDMADLEQQLQAAVAKGTRHRIIVTDGSFSMDGTIAQLDKICDLADKYQALVMVDECHSTGFLGRTGRGTHEHRGVMGRVDIITGTLGKALGGAMGGFTSGRREIIELLRQRSRPYLFSNTLAPAIVGASLRVLELLTASTQLRDQLAENTQYFRQQMTAAGFDITPGEHPIVPVMLYDAKLAQEFAARMLDEGIYVVGFYYPVVPQGKARIRVQLSAAHTRAQLDKAIAAFTKVGRELGVLQPAA from the coding sequence ATGTACGGTACCCTGCAAGCTGACCTTCAGCAGACGCTTCAAGAGATAAAAGACAATGGCCTCTATAAAAAGGAGCGCGTGATTACCTCGCCCCAGGGCGCAGAAATTGATACCCGCGAGGCGGGCGACGTGCTCAACTTCTGCGCCAATAACTACCTGGGCCTCAGCTCGCACCCCGAGGTCATCAAGGCCGCCAAGGCGACTATTGACTCGCACGGCTACGGGCTGTCATCGGTGCGCTTTATTTGCGGCACCCAGGACATTCATAAAGAGCTGGAAGCCAAGCTCGCCGAGTTTCTGGGCACCGAGGATACCATTTTGTACGCAGCGGCCTTCGATGCCAACGGTGGGGTATTCGAGCCGCTCTTTGATGAGCGCGACGCCATTATTTCGGACGCGCTCAACCACGCCAGCATCATCGACGGCGTGCGCCTGTGCAAGGCCCAGCGCTACCGCTACGCCCACAACGATATGGCCGACCTCGAACAGCAGCTGCAAGCCGCCGTGGCCAAGGGCACGCGCCACCGCATCATCGTCACCGATGGCTCGTTTTCGATGGATGGCACCATCGCGCAATTAGATAAAATCTGCGACCTGGCCGATAAGTACCAGGCCCTGGTGATGGTAGACGAGTGCCACTCAACCGGCTTTTTGGGCCGCACCGGGCGCGGCACCCACGAGCATCGCGGCGTGATGGGCCGCGTAGATATCATCACCGGCACGCTAGGCAAGGCCCTAGGCGGCGCGATGGGCGGCTTCACCAGCGGCCGCCGCGAGATAATCGAGCTGCTGCGCCAGCGCTCGCGGCCCTACCTATTTAGCAATACGCTGGCCCCGGCCATTGTGGGCGCGTCGCTGCGCGTGCTGGAATTATTGACCGCAAGCACCCAGCTGCGCGACCAGCTGGCCGAGAACACGCAGTATTTCCGCCAGCAGATGACGGCCGCCGGCTTTGATATTACGCCCGGCGAGCACCCCATTGTGCCCGTCATGCTCTACGACGCCAAGCTGGCCCAAGAGTTTGCGGCCCGAATGCTCGATGAGGGTATCTACGTGGTGGGTTTTTACTACCCCGTGGTGCCGCAGGGCAAGGCCCGCATTCGGGTGCAGCTGAGCGCGGCCCACACCCGCGCGCAACTGGATAAGGCTATCGCGGCCTTCACGAAGGTGGGTAGGGAGCTGGGGGTGTTGCAGCCGGCCGCCTAG
- a CDS encoding NAD-dependent epimerase/dehydratase family protein: MTTPPSGPTPPTPGNVLVIGACGQLGLELTAALRQRYAPESVVAADVRPPQNPAALAGGPFELLDVLDQPRLEALVRQYRPVQIYHLAALLSATAEKDPGFAWKLNMDGLLNVLNLAVQYQVPQVYWPSSIAVFGPDTPREHTPQTTIMNPNTVYGISKLAGEQWCEWYHRHYGLDVRSLRYPGLIGYKSLPGGGTTDYAVDIYHQAVAAVDFECFLRPDTRLPMMYMPDALKATLDLMHAPAECIRVRTSYNLAAMSFSPEEIAASIQQEMPDFHVTYKPDGRQAIADSWPASIDDAAARQDWSWQPEYDLARMTHDMLAHLREPVAA, encoded by the coding sequence ATGACTACCCCGCCCAGCGGCCCTACCCCCCCTACTCCCGGCAACGTGCTCGTTATCGGCGCCTGCGGCCAGCTCGGGCTGGAGCTGACGGCCGCCCTGCGCCAGCGCTACGCCCCCGAATCTGTCGTTGCGGCCGACGTGCGCCCGCCCCAAAACCCCGCCGCCCTAGCTGGCGGCCCCTTCGAGTTGCTCGACGTGCTAGACCAGCCCCGCCTCGAAGCCTTGGTGCGGCAGTACCGCCCGGTACAGATTTACCACCTCGCCGCCCTGCTCTCGGCCACCGCCGAAAAGGACCCTGGCTTTGCCTGGAAACTCAATATGGATGGCCTACTGAACGTGCTGAACTTAGCCGTGCAATACCAGGTGCCGCAGGTGTACTGGCCCAGCTCCATCGCCGTGTTTGGCCCCGACACGCCCCGCGAGCACACGCCCCAGACCACCATCATGAATCCCAACACGGTGTACGGCATCAGCAAGCTGGCCGGCGAGCAGTGGTGCGAGTGGTACCACCGCCACTACGGCCTCGATGTGCGCAGCCTGCGCTACCCCGGCCTCATTGGCTACAAGAGCCTGCCAGGGGGCGGCACCACCGACTACGCCGTGGACATCTACCACCAAGCCGTGGCCGCCGTGGATTTCGAGTGCTTCCTGCGGCCCGATACGCGCCTACCCATGATGTATATGCCCGACGCGCTGAAGGCTACCCTCGACCTGATGCACGCCCCAGCTGAGTGCATCCGGGTGCGCACCAGCTACAACTTGGCCGCTATGAGCTTCTCGCCGGAAGAAATCGCGGCCAGCATCCAGCAGGAAATGCCCGATTTCCACGTCACGTACAAGCCCGATGGCCGCCAAGCCATCGCCGACTCGTGGCCCGCCAGCATCGACGATGCGGCCGCCCGCCAGGACTGGAGCTGGCAGCCTGAATATGACCTGGCCAGGATGACGCACGACATGCTGGCCCACCTGCGCGAGCCGGTAGCGGCTTGA
- a CDS encoding Pycsar system effector family protein, producing the protein MATPTLPAAAEAAASTTKPPRSAVSALVQRAQAQVESLLRAGLSPRLTYHTLAHTAYVVKQAHALADAAALPPPQAEELLLAAWFHDTGYLDTYDGHEYRSMERAAAWLREQGVAPTRIELIKNLIRATHRNEPATTELEKLLVDADMSNLAAADFRGRAELIRAEWELALDKSYADTEWAELQLNFMLAHHYQSEAGKARYKKALKANIDEQRALLKKAARKEKKRKKKATDTFAEPKRGIETMFRTMYSNHMRLSAMADKKAGMMIQLNAVILSVIITYLGAKSSHLVTGDANFARNPILAVPMGVLLITALGSVTSAILSAQPDVTSFKWLKKNPAIATNRRVNLLFFGQFTKLSLQHFQEGMRELMRQKDTLYTNMVTDVYYLGEVLDRKYKLLRVSYSIFMVGLILTALSFGIVLAYKL; encoded by the coding sequence ATGGCAACCCCTACCCTCCCGGCCGCCGCCGAAGCCGCTGCCTCTACTACCAAGCCGCCCCGCTCGGCGGTGTCGGCGCTGGTGCAGCGGGCGCAGGCGCAGGTTGAGTCCCTGCTCCGGGCCGGCCTCAGCCCGCGCCTCACTTACCACACGCTGGCCCACACGGCCTACGTGGTGAAGCAGGCGCACGCCCTGGCCGATGCCGCCGCCCTACCCCCCCCGCAGGCCGAAGAGCTGCTGCTGGCCGCCTGGTTTCATGACACGGGCTACCTCGATACCTACGACGGCCACGAGTACCGGAGCATGGAGCGCGCCGCCGCTTGGCTGCGCGAGCAGGGGGTAGCCCCCACCCGCATCGAACTGATAAAGAACCTTATCCGGGCCACGCACCGCAACGAGCCGGCCACCACGGAGCTGGAAAAGTTGCTGGTCGATGCCGATATGAGCAACCTGGCCGCTGCCGACTTCCGGGGCCGCGCCGAGCTAATTCGCGCCGAATGGGAGCTGGCCCTCGATAAATCGTACGCCGATACCGAGTGGGCCGAGCTGCAGCTCAATTTCATGCTGGCCCACCACTACCAGTCGGAGGCGGGCAAAGCGCGCTACAAAAAAGCCCTCAAAGCCAACATCGACGAGCAGCGCGCCCTGCTGAAGAAGGCCGCCAGGAAAGAGAAAAAGAGGAAGAAAAAGGCCACCGATACCTTCGCCGAGCCCAAGCGGGGCATCGAGACGATGTTTCGCACCATGTATTCCAACCACATGCGGCTTTCGGCAATGGCCGACAAAAAGGCGGGCATGATGATTCAGCTCAACGCGGTTATCTTATCAGTGATAATCACGTATTTGGGGGCTAAATCGTCGCACCTGGTGACGGGCGACGCCAACTTTGCCCGCAACCCTATCCTGGCCGTGCCGATGGGCGTGCTGCTTATTACGGCTTTAGGCTCCGTGACCTCGGCCATCCTCTCAGCGCAGCCCGACGTGACGAGCTTTAAGTGGCTGAAGAAGAACCCCGCCATTGCCACCAACCGGCGCGTTAACCTGCTCTTTTTCGGGCAGTTCACCAAGCTCAGCCTCCAGCACTTCCAGGAGGGCATGCGCGAGCTGATGCGCCAGAAAGACACGCTCTACACCAACATGGTGACCGACGTATATTACCTCGGCGAAGTGCTCGACCGCAAGTATAAGCTGCTGCGGGTGAGCTACTCCATTTTCATGGTCGGGCTCATCCTCACGGCGCTCTCCTTCGGCATCGTGCTCGCCTATAAGCTGTAG